A genomic region of Silurus meridionalis isolate SWU-2019-XX chromosome 7, ASM1480568v1, whole genome shotgun sequence contains the following coding sequences:
- the ppm1bb gene encoding protein phosphatase 1bb isoform X1: MGAFLDKPKTEKHNAHGAGNGLRFGLSSMQGWRVEMEDAHTAVVGLPHGLDDWSFFAVYDGHAGSRVANYCSKHLLEHIISSSEDFRPGRDSVEGVKSGIRSGFLKIDEYMRNFSELRNGMDRSGSTAVGVLLSPEHLYFINCGDSRAVLSRAGQVRFSTQDHKPCNPREKERIQNAGGSVMIQRVNGSLAVSRALGDYDYKCVDGKGPTEQLVSPEPEVFEIPRVPDEDEFVVLACDGIWDVMSNEELCEFVRSRLEVCDDLEKVCNSVVDTCLHKGSRDNMSVVLVCLPNAPKVSEEAVKKEAELDKFLESRVEEIMEKSGEEGVPDLACVMRSLSAENVSNLPPGGGLASKRSLIEAVYNRLNPHREDDGDDQGGAAGDDEKSSAAAHLLEALRQFRLSHRGEYRHVLEQALSTYRLSSAQEERPSHPPSTASESLNSEDSAEEAAMTSALDELSNPPVA; this comes from the exons ATGGGGGCATTTTTGGACAAGCCCAAAACAGAGAAGCATAATGCCCACGGTGCAGGTAATGGCCTGCGTTTTGGTCTGAGCAGTATGCAGGGCTGGCGGGTAGAGATGGAGGACGCTCACACAGCAGTGGTGGGCCTTCCTCATGGCCTGGATGACTGGTCCTTCTTTGCCGTTTACGACGGGCATGCAGGTTCACGTGTGGCCAACTACTGCTCAAAACATCTGCTGGAGCACATTATCAGCAGTAGTGAGGATTTCCGACCTGGTCGAGACTCGGTGGAAGGTGTGAAAAGTGGAATTCGCTCTGGCTTTCTGAAGATAGACGAGTACATGCGCAACTTTTCTGAGCTGCGTAATGGCATGGACCGTAGTGGCTCAACAGCTGTGGGCGTGCTGCTTTCACCTGAGCACCTCTATTTCATTAACTGTGGCGATTCTCGTGCCGTGTTAAGCCGTGCTGGTCAGGTACGCTTCTCTACTCAGGACCACAAGCCCTGCAACCCCCGTGAAAAAGAGCGCATCCAGAATGCCGGTGGCTCCGTTATGATCCAGCGTGTCAACGGCTCCCTCGCAGTGTCACGTGCCCTCGGTGATTATGACTACAAGTGTGTGGACGGCAAGGGACccacagagcagctggtgtcaCCTGAGCCAGAGGTGTTTGAGATTCCTCGTGTTCCTGATGAGGATGAGTTTGTGGTTCTGGCTTGCGACGGCATCTGGGATGTCATGAGCAACGAGGAACTGTGTGAATTTGTGCGTTCTCGTCTGGAGGTGTGCGATGATCTGGAGAAAGTCTGTAACTCTGTGGTGGACACGTGTCTACACAAA GGCAGTCGTGACAACATGAGTGTTGTGCTAGTGTGTTTGCCAAATGCACCCAAGGTATCGGAGGAGGCAGTGAAGAAGGAGGCAGAACTGGACAAGTTTCTGGAGTCTCGTGTTGAGG AGATCATGGAGAAGTCAGGAGAGGAAGGTGTTCCGGACCTGGCTTGTGTCATGCGCAGTCTCTCTGCCGAGAACGTCTCAAACTTGCCACCAGGAGGTGGTCTTGCGAGCAA GCGCAGTTTAATTGAGGCCGTATACAACAGGCTTAACCCCCATAGAGAAGATGATGGG GACGACCAGGGAGGTGCGGCCGGAGATGATGAAAAGAGCAGTGCTGCTGCCCATCTACTGGAGGCTCTGCGACAGTTCCGTCTCAGTCACCGGGGCGAGTATCGCCATGTGCTGGAACAAGCCCTCTCCACCTACCGGCTGTCCAGTGCTCAGGAGGAGCGTCCCTCACACCCACCGTCCACTGCCAGCGAGTCTCTAAACTCTGAGGACAGCGCAGAGGAGGCAGCCATGACATCAGCACTTGACGAGCTTTCCAATCCTCCTGTCGCATGA
- the ppm1bb gene encoding protein phosphatase 1bb isoform X2 — translation MGAFLDKPKTEKHNAHGAGNGLRFGLSSMQGWRVEMEDAHTAVVGLPHGLDDWSFFAVYDGHAGSRVANYCSKHLLEHIISSSEDFRPGRDSVEGVKSGIRSGFLKIDEYMRNFSELRNGMDRSGSTAVGVLLSPEHLYFINCGDSRAVLSRAGQVRFSTQDHKPCNPREKERIQNAGGSVMIQRVNGSLAVSRALGDYDYKCVDGKGPTEQLVSPEPEVFEIPRVPDEDEFVVLACDGIWDVMSNEELCEFVRSRLEVCDDLEKVCNSVVDTCLHKGSRDNMSVVLVCLPNAPKVSEEAVKKEAELDKFLESRVEEIMEKSGEEGVPDLACVMRSLSAENVSNLPPGGGLASKRSLIEAVYNRLNPHREDDGSGGDLDDPW, via the exons ATGGGGGCATTTTTGGACAAGCCCAAAACAGAGAAGCATAATGCCCACGGTGCAGGTAATGGCCTGCGTTTTGGTCTGAGCAGTATGCAGGGCTGGCGGGTAGAGATGGAGGACGCTCACACAGCAGTGGTGGGCCTTCCTCATGGCCTGGATGACTGGTCCTTCTTTGCCGTTTACGACGGGCATGCAGGTTCACGTGTGGCCAACTACTGCTCAAAACATCTGCTGGAGCACATTATCAGCAGTAGTGAGGATTTCCGACCTGGTCGAGACTCGGTGGAAGGTGTGAAAAGTGGAATTCGCTCTGGCTTTCTGAAGATAGACGAGTACATGCGCAACTTTTCTGAGCTGCGTAATGGCATGGACCGTAGTGGCTCAACAGCTGTGGGCGTGCTGCTTTCACCTGAGCACCTCTATTTCATTAACTGTGGCGATTCTCGTGCCGTGTTAAGCCGTGCTGGTCAGGTACGCTTCTCTACTCAGGACCACAAGCCCTGCAACCCCCGTGAAAAAGAGCGCATCCAGAATGCCGGTGGCTCCGTTATGATCCAGCGTGTCAACGGCTCCCTCGCAGTGTCACGTGCCCTCGGTGATTATGACTACAAGTGTGTGGACGGCAAGGGACccacagagcagctggtgtcaCCTGAGCCAGAGGTGTTTGAGATTCCTCGTGTTCCTGATGAGGATGAGTTTGTGGTTCTGGCTTGCGACGGCATCTGGGATGTCATGAGCAACGAGGAACTGTGTGAATTTGTGCGTTCTCGTCTGGAGGTGTGCGATGATCTGGAGAAAGTCTGTAACTCTGTGGTGGACACGTGTCTACACAAA GGCAGTCGTGACAACATGAGTGTTGTGCTAGTGTGTTTGCCAAATGCACCCAAGGTATCGGAGGAGGCAGTGAAGAAGGAGGCAGAACTGGACAAGTTTCTGGAGTCTCGTGTTGAGG AGATCATGGAGAAGTCAGGAGAGGAAGGTGTTCCGGACCTGGCTTGTGTCATGCGCAGTCTCTCTGCCGAGAACGTCTCAAACTTGCCACCAGGAGGTGGTCTTGCGAGCAA GCGCAGTTTAATTGAGGCCGTATACAACAGGCTTAACCCCCATAGAGAAGATGATGGG AGTGGAGGTGACCTGGACGACCCGTGGTAG
- the zfp36l2 gene encoding mRNA decay activator protein ZFP36L2 isoform X2 produces MSTSVLSSIYDLDLLYREKSQGSNAVHLNNVLDRRTVGIPLSTSNKNNNRFNAGGYFRANSISHMDSISGGKESPTPAYMNKENKFRDRAFSETGERGQQQLQEMLQPKPGSQINSTRYKTELCRPFEENGSCKYGEKCQFAHGYHELRNLSRHPKYKTEPCRTFHTIGFCPYGPRCHFIHNVDERRTAPGAQLRLQRGEGALPPERDTAPFFTHKDRPRLHHSLSFSGFSSSHGATTDSPTSRTPPPPTSCALSFFEDSLAPSPHCLSAFSIPEQDLKAFLTPLIPHAQSAFSGQASYGPQPSPPFTVSSLAPVRLISDSPPVFDSPPSPLDSLSDPESFVSGSRCSSGTISGSESPSLDSNRRLPIFSRLSISDD; encoded by the exons ATGTCGACTTCAGTACTGTCTTCCATTTACGACTTGGACCTGTTGTACAGG GAGAAAAGCCAAGGCTCTAACGCAGTGCACCTGAACAATGTGTTGGATAGGAGAACCGTAGGGATCCCGCTCTCTACCtccaataaaaacaataacaggTTCAACGCGGGAGGTTACTTCCGGGCCAACTCTATCAGCCACATGGACTCCATCAGCGGTGGCAAGGAGAGCCCTACACCAGCATACATGAATAAAGAGAACAAGTTCCGCGACCGCGCCTTTAGCGAGACAGGAGAACGAGGTCAGCAGCAACTGCAGGAAATGCTCCAGCCCAAGCCTGGTTCTCAGATCAACTCGACTCGCTATAAAACCGAGCTGTGCAGGCCTTTTGAGGAAAACGGCTCGTGCAAGTACGGCGAGAAGTGCCAGTTTGCGCACGGCTACCACGAACTGCGCAATCTCTCCCGCCATCCCAAGTACAAGACCGAGCCGTGCCGCACCTTTCACACCATCGGGTTCTGTCCCTACGGCCCGCGGTGCCACTTTATCCACAACGTGGACGAGCGCCGAACCGCGCCGGGCGCGCAGCTGAGACTCCAGCGGGGCGAGGGCGCACTTCCGCCCGAAAGAGACACCGCACCGTTTTTCACGCACAAGGACCGACCCAGGTTGCACCACAGCCTGAGTTTCTCCGGCTTCTCGAGCTCGCACGGCGCCACGACCGACAGCCCCACGTCTCGCACGCCGCCGCCGCCCACTTCCTGCGCGCTCTCGTTCTTCGAGGACTCACTGGCTCCGAGTCCGCACTGCCTAAGCGCGTTCTCGATTCCCGAGCAGGACCTCAAGGCTTTCCTCACCCCTTTAATCCCGCACGCCCAAAGCGCTTTCAGCGGGCAGGCCTCGTACGGGCCGCAACCTTCGCCCCCTTTCACAGTGAGCTCGTTGGCGCCAGTGCGCCTGATCTCCGACTCCCCGCCGGTGTTTGACTCCCCGCCAAGCCCCCTGGACTCCCTCTCGGACCCGGAGAGCTTCGTCAGCGGCTCCCGCTGTTCGTCCGGCACGATCAGTGGCTCCGAGTCTCCAAGCCTGGATTCAAACAGGCGTCTGCCAATTTTCAGCAGGCTGTCTATCTCAGAcgactaa
- the zfp36l2 gene encoding mRNA decay activator protein ZFP36L2 isoform X1, which translates to MSTSVLSSIYDLDLLYRQEKSQGSNAVHLNNVLDRRTVGIPLSTSNKNNNRFNAGGYFRANSISHMDSISGGKESPTPAYMNKENKFRDRAFSETGERGQQQLQEMLQPKPGSQINSTRYKTELCRPFEENGSCKYGEKCQFAHGYHELRNLSRHPKYKTEPCRTFHTIGFCPYGPRCHFIHNVDERRTAPGAQLRLQRGEGALPPERDTAPFFTHKDRPRLHHSLSFSGFSSSHGATTDSPTSRTPPPPTSCALSFFEDSLAPSPHCLSAFSIPEQDLKAFLTPLIPHAQSAFSGQASYGPQPSPPFTVSSLAPVRLISDSPPVFDSPPSPLDSLSDPESFVSGSRCSSGTISGSESPSLDSNRRLPIFSRLSISDD; encoded by the exons ATGTCGACTTCAGTACTGTCTTCCATTTACGACTTGGACCTGTTGTACAGG CAGGAGAAAAGCCAAGGCTCTAACGCAGTGCACCTGAACAATGTGTTGGATAGGAGAACCGTAGGGATCCCGCTCTCTACCtccaataaaaacaataacaggTTCAACGCGGGAGGTTACTTCCGGGCCAACTCTATCAGCCACATGGACTCCATCAGCGGTGGCAAGGAGAGCCCTACACCAGCATACATGAATAAAGAGAACAAGTTCCGCGACCGCGCCTTTAGCGAGACAGGAGAACGAGGTCAGCAGCAACTGCAGGAAATGCTCCAGCCCAAGCCTGGTTCTCAGATCAACTCGACTCGCTATAAAACCGAGCTGTGCAGGCCTTTTGAGGAAAACGGCTCGTGCAAGTACGGCGAGAAGTGCCAGTTTGCGCACGGCTACCACGAACTGCGCAATCTCTCCCGCCATCCCAAGTACAAGACCGAGCCGTGCCGCACCTTTCACACCATCGGGTTCTGTCCCTACGGCCCGCGGTGCCACTTTATCCACAACGTGGACGAGCGCCGAACCGCGCCGGGCGCGCAGCTGAGACTCCAGCGGGGCGAGGGCGCACTTCCGCCCGAAAGAGACACCGCACCGTTTTTCACGCACAAGGACCGACCCAGGTTGCACCACAGCCTGAGTTTCTCCGGCTTCTCGAGCTCGCACGGCGCCACGACCGACAGCCCCACGTCTCGCACGCCGCCGCCGCCCACTTCCTGCGCGCTCTCGTTCTTCGAGGACTCACTGGCTCCGAGTCCGCACTGCCTAAGCGCGTTCTCGATTCCCGAGCAGGACCTCAAGGCTTTCCTCACCCCTTTAATCCCGCACGCCCAAAGCGCTTTCAGCGGGCAGGCCTCGTACGGGCCGCAACCTTCGCCCCCTTTCACAGTGAGCTCGTTGGCGCCAGTGCGCCTGATCTCCGACTCCCCGCCGGTGTTTGACTCCCCGCCAAGCCCCCTGGACTCCCTCTCGGACCCGGAGAGCTTCGTCAGCGGCTCCCGCTGTTCGTCCGGCACGATCAGTGGCTCCGAGTCTCCAAGCCTGGATTCAAACAGGCGTCTGCCAATTTTCAGCAGGCTGTCTATCTCAGAcgactaa